In Francisella salimarina, the genomic window TCTTGTAATGTGCAAATAAATGAAGATGGTTCAGTTAATGTGGTTTTTGATGAGCCACAAAGAGCAATAACTCCAGGACAATCTGTAGTCTTTTATGATGGTGAGATTTGTTTAGGAGGAGGGATAATTATTTAGATTTTTGTTAATATTTATATGTTAATTATTATCACTTGCTAATGTGGTTTTCTGATTATCTGTTGAGTCAGTCTGTTTTTCTTGGGATGAGCTAGTATTAGAGCTACCGTTTGTAGCTATTTCTATAGCACTACCGCTATTTGCAATAATATCATCATTATCTTGATCAGCTTTTGTAATTAACTCATGATCTAGGGTTGCCGCATCACTAGATATTTCTTGACGAGTATAACTAGACTTCTTGGTAGATGTATCAACCACATCATTCAAGTAGACACCGACTTCTTTTTTGACATCTTTTTGGCTTTTCAAAACGTCTCTTTGCATAAATTGCGCTTCATGCACTGTATCAATAGTCATATGAGTATATAAAAACTCTGGATCAATAATATATGGTCTGAGGGATGTATTGTATTCTTTTTCTAGCTCAGGGAAATCAACAGTATAAGCTACTTTTATGCGCTTTGTACCATCCCTATCAGTTATTAACATTGCAACAAGATCTGAATCTATAGGGTACTGTTTTCTAACTAAGTGATACTGTTGTTTTCTATCGAGAACTATTTGTCTGACAGGAGTTGCGTATACACTTTCAGTCTTTATAGGCTTGTTAACAGTTGTTATTCCGGCTTTTTGAAGTTCTGCCATAGCACGATTACCATAATTGTCTTTAGCTAACTTAAGATCAATCTCAATCATCTTAGCAAGTACTTTCTCTCTAAACTCTCTAGTTTGCTTTAAAGTAAATGCAAGACAAGTTCCAGTATCATCTTTTTGGAAACAACCATTTCTTTTGTCAATTAGTACAAAAAGTTTTCTGGTTTTATCGTAGTATAGTTGGTAATCAGGAGTATTATCACCATGACCAAGATAAACAAACTGGTCATTTGATAGCATTCCGCATGAAGTAACAGTTAAAATTAGTAGTAATAGTGATATTTTGCTTAATATCTTGCGCATATTTCAAATTCCATAATTTAACAACAATTTCAAGACATAATTTTTGCTTAGTGACGCTAAAAAGTAAAGCTTTGATTACAGGAAAATACTAAAAATTAAGTTTTGGCATTTTCTTGCATCAGTTTTTTATATTTTTTCTCTATCATTTTACGTTTAAGTGAACCAAGATGATCAAAAAAGGTAACACCATTTAGATGATCTATTTCATGTTGGATACATCTTGCTAGGAAATCATCTTTTTCAATTTCAATCTCCTCACCGAACTCATTAAGTGCTTTTATCCTAACTCTTGTTGCTCTATTAACCTTAGCAGAAACTCCAGGAAATGATAAACAACCTTCTTCATCAATTATCTTACCACTCTGGTCGATTATCTCAGGATTGATGATTGTAATTGTTTCGGGAGTCTCACTCTCTAAGTTATCATACATGATAAAGAATCTTTTTTTGATACCAACTTGTACTGCAGCTAAGCCAACACCATTTGCTTCTATCATTAAATCGCGCATCTCTGCTATTGTTGCTCGGAAATCATCATTGATTTCTTCTGGTGTAACTTCTTGTGCCACTTCTTTGAGTATTGGGTGAGGATACTTTAGGATCTCTAAAGACATATTTTATACTCCTTGTTCTAATATATCTTTTTTCATTTTTGCCATAGTTAGGGCTGCTTGAACACAGTATTTGCCTTTGTGTCCTTTTTTGCCACCAACTCTTTCTAATGCTTGTTCTTTATTGTGTGTAGTTAATATACCAAAGATTACTGGAAGGTTATACTCATGCATAACTCTTTGCGTACCATAGCTTACTTGATCACAAACATAATCATAGTGATCTGTCTCGCCCCTGATTACACAACCAAGAAGTACAATCGCATCAACTTGGTTAGTCTCTGCTAAAAGTTTAGCAGCATAAGGCAACTCTACTGCACCTGGAACTTTTTTGATATATATTTGACTATCTTTTAGACCTTGAGCATATGCTTCTTCTAGGGCTCCTTCAAGCATTTTATCCGTTATCAATGAGTTAAATTCACTTACGACAATAGCTAGTTTTCTCATGCTCTATATTCCTTTGATTGTATGTTTTGCTTTATTTTTCTTGGTTATTAAGTAGTTTCTGTTATGTGAATTTACAAATGCTTCACAGTATACAGGCTCTGCATCTATATCTACATTTCTGAGGGCTGCTAATTTCTCAGGGTTATTTGAGATAAGCTTACACTTATTTACTTTATTATATTTTAGGACTTGTATAGCTAAGTCATATTTTCTTGCATCACTTGGCAAACCTAGAGCTAAATTGGCTTCTATAGTGTCCATATTTTCATGCATTTGTAAGTTATATGCTTTGAGTTTGTTTGTTAGGCCAATGCCTCTACCTTCTTGATTAAGGTAAATAAAGAAGCCACCTTCTTGAGCAATCATCTCAATACCTTTTTGAAGTTGATCTTGGCAGTCACAGCGTAGTGATCCAAAGATATCCCCGGTCAAACAAGAGGAGTGCATTCTAACAAAAGGTGTTTCACCCTGATAGGCTTTTGACAAGACCACAACTTCTTCATTAGAAAAGTTATCCCTATAAACACTCATCTCAAGCTCACCTATATTCTTAAAAGGTATAGTTGTTCCGACCAAGCGACTAACAAAAATTTCAGTTGCTAAACGGTACTGATAAAGTTCAGCAATAGTTAAAAGAGGTAAGCTATACTTTTTGGCAAATGCTTCTAATTCAGGTGCTTTCATCATTGTGCCATCTTTGTTCATCAGTTCACATAGGACACCTGCACTATTGAAGCCACTTAGCTTCATAAGATCAACGGTTGCTTCAGTATGACCATTTCTACCAAGTACACCTTTATCATTTGCTATGAGTGGGAAAATATGTCCTGGTCGAGCTAGCTCCTCGGCTTTTGCATCAGCTTTTGATGCTACTTGTATTGTGTGGGCTCTGTCTTTTGCAGATACTCCGGTAGTCACACCTTCTTTGGCTTCTATAGTTATAGTAAATGGGGTTGTAAAAGTACTATTATTTTGATCAGCTGCTACCATTGGTGTTAGATTTAACTGCTTTGCTTTTTTTGAATCCATTGCTAAGCAAACGATACCACTTGTGTATTCAAGCATAAAAGCAATATTTGCTTCTGTGGCTTTCTCACCTGGTAGAATTAGGTCTCCTTCATTTTCTCTATCATAATCATCGAGCACAACCACAGGCGTACCTTGCTTGAGAGCTTGTATTGCGTTTTCAATATTTTCTTTTATTTGTCTAAACATTTTCTTTAAATCCTTGTATATATTTGTAGATATACTTACCTGTTGCATCAGCTTCAAGATTTACAATAGAGCCCTTAGTATAGTTCTTTGCAATAGTGACCTCAATAGTATGCGGTATCAAAGTTACTGTAAAAGAGTCTTCAAGAGTATCGATTACAGTTATGCTCATACCATCTATAGTCACAAATCCCTTTGTGACTAGATACTTAAGTAATTCTTTGGATGCTGAAATCTCAACTAGCCATGCTCCACTGGCATCTGTGATATTTATGATTTGTCCAGTTTCATCAATATGACCTTGTACCATGTGCCCACCGACATGATCGCCATAGCGCATAGCAAGCTCAGTATTCACTAACTGATTTTCTACTAGGCTATTTAGATTAGTTCTTTGTAGGGTTTCTGGAACTGCGTCAAAATTCGCAGTTAAATTTTGTTTATCGATTTCAGTTACTGTAAGACAAGTGCCATTGATAGCAACGCTGTCACCAATATTGCAATTTGTACTATTATTAAACCTTATACAAAAGGTTTTTATATTACCTTTATCTATTATACTTTCTATTGTTCCTAGTTCTTGGACAATGCCACTAAACATTGGTAGTTTCCTTAAAATATGAATTTATTAGTAAATCTTCACCTAAAAAAGATACATCTTGAAATATGAGCTTCTCTTTAGGATTGCACCCTGCAATTACAACAGGCGATAAATATGTTACAAGTTCATTAATTAGTTTTTGATTTATAAAATTTTCTAGAGTTTTTTTACCACCTTCAACCAAAAGGCTTGTTATCCCTGTTTGTCCCATTTTGTTTAGAAGGCTGTCTAAGCAAACCTGATTCTGGAATGTTGGCAGTAGCCAGTATTCAATACCAAGATTATCTAGTTCACTGGCAACTTGAGCAGAAATTTTTGAACAAACAAAAATAGTTTTTGCATGATTTTGGTCTAAAACTTTCCAACGCTTATCTATTTCTAAGAGGTTGTTGGATATAATAAATCTAGTAGGGTGTTTCTTTTTGTTTAGCTGTATTCTTACATCAAGGCTTGGGTTATCGTTAATTAGAGTTTGCTTTCCTATAAGTATTGCATCACAAATATTACGTAGCTGGTGAGTGTTTACAAATGCTTCTTTAGAACTGATTTTTTTTGAGTCATTACCATTTACAGCTATTTTGCCATCAAGAGACATTGCCCATTTTGCATACACAAAAGGTCTTTGAGTTTTTTGGTAGTGGAAAAATATTTTATTTTGATCTTGAGCTTGTTTTTCTAAGACTCCAACTTTGACTTCTATTCCAGCATCTTTGAGTTTTTGTATGCCTTTGCCAGCAACTAATGGGTTAGGGTCAAGTGTCGCGACCACTACCTTTTGTATGCCCGCTTTAATTAAGGCATCCGTACATGGCGGAGTTTTTCCGTGATGGCAACATGGCTCTAAGGTTACGTATGCAGTAGCACCTTTTGCTTTGTCTCCAGCTTTTTTCAGTGCATGAATTTCTGCATGACCCTCTCCTATAGCTTCGTGCCAACCTTCTGAAATAATGGCTCCATTTTTTACTATTATGCATCCAACCATAGGATTTGGAGATACTGATAGCTTACCTCTATTCGCTAGCGTTAGAGCTTGTTGCATATAATAGTTTTCAATATTTTTCATTTGCCCAGTTAAAATTGTTAGTTACACTTAGGGCAGGGATAGCAAAACGAAATAATACACAAACAGCCAACAAAGCAGTTGCTATTACTAAGTTCTACTTATGAATTTCTTCAATCTTCTTTCATCCAGACTATACTGTCGGCTTTGGAGTTACACCAAATCTGCTTGACCTTTTTAGTATCTAAAAAGCGCTCGCGGGCTTCTGTGGTTAGACAGTTACCGCCGGTAGGGAATTTCGCCCTGCCCTGAAGATTATTTTGAAATTATAACACTTCTAAACTTTATATAGTAAGAAAGTTTTTAAATAAAATATGCAAAATCATGAATCAATATTATAATTGTAAAATAGCCGTTTATATGGAGCTGAAATGAATCAGTATTATATATTTGTAATATTATGTGTTATAGCAGCCTTCTCTAGTTACGTTAACTATAGGTATCTTAAATTACCCAAAGCTATTGGGTTAACAGTTTTGAGTGCTTTGATAGCACTTTTAATTGCACTATTACTTAAGATTGATCACAAATCTTTATTTCCTATTTATACTCTGCTATACAATGTAAATTTTAAGGAAGTGGTTTTAGAAGTCCTTCTTGGCTATCTTGTTTTTGCATCAGCGATGCACCTAAACTTTGTAGAAATAAAAAGAAACTCGTATGGTATATTTATACTTTCTAGTTTAGGGGTCGTAATATCTACTTTTACAATAGGTACATTATGCTGGATTGCTGCACCATATATACTGGGGATTCATGTTGACTATGTACGTTGTCTTATGATTGGTGCTATCTTCTCACCAACGGATCCTGTTACAGTATTTGACGTATTTAAGAAAAATACAAATGTACCAAAGAAAGTAAAAACGATCTTATCAGGAGAGGCACTATTTAATGACGTATTCTCGATTGTCTTATTTTTATTTTTTCTATCTATTGTTGTAGATGGTAAGCAAAATACAGGCTCGGTAACGCTTCTCTTTATGTTTGCACAAGATATTTTGGGCGGTGCTTTACTAGGTGCTCTTCTAGGATACTTAGCAAAAACATTAATGAGTAGATTAGATGATGGATATACACTTATTATAGTCTCTCTTGCATTTGTTAGTTTTGGCTCTTGGTTTGCGACATACTTAAATGTTTCCGAGGCTGTAGCTATGGCTATAACAGGTATTGTTATAGGGAATTCTCGACCACAAGAACGAGTGTCTGTAGAGTCAAAGGCTATCCTTACTAACTTTTGGATGGTTATCGACGAGCTTCTTAATGCTTTTTTATTCGTATTAGTTGGTATCGAGATACTTGAGATGAATCCTTCTTGGTATTTTATCGCGGCAGGAGTTGTTGTTTTCGTTATCTCTGTTATTGCTAGATACAGTAGTGTGATTATTTCTCTATTTCTCACTGAAAGGAAGAAGCATGTAGACTTTTGGAGGAATAATCTTATTATCACATGGGCTGGGCTGAGAGGGGGAGTTTCTATAGCATTAGCCTTATCTATACCGTTAGCCCATAGAGAGACAAATTCATTCTCGATTGTTTATATTGCTGTTTTCTTATCAATATTTATACAGGGAGTGACCTTTAAAAAACTTCTTGGTAGATTGTATAACAATAAGGTGGCTTACTCAAAATCTTAATATATTACCTTTTTCTAAGGGGCTTTATATTTGGGGATTAAGATACATATGAGGCTAATTAACAAGTATAATAAGTTGCAAAATTGTTAGTTGTTCAACTAGAGAGGTGCTTGATTTTGAGCTTATATTCATTGTTTGTTTTGCTTTGTGTTATAGCAGCATATTCAAGTTATTTTAATTTAAGGTTTTTAGGCTTACCTAAAGCTATAGGTCTTACAGCCCTTAGTGCTTTTATATCATTATCATTATTGGTGTTGATAAAACTAGAGCCAAATTTCTTTTCACCGGTATATGATATGCTTGATAGTGTTAATTTTAAGACATTGGTGTTAAAGGTACTTTTAGGCTACCTTCTTTTTGCATCAGCAATGCATTTGGACTTTTCAAAAATTAGGAAATTTTCATTACCGATAGCTGTTTTATCTAGTCTTGGTGTCGTTGTTACGGCCTTTATAATGGGTACACTTTGTTGGTTTATGGCTCCTTTAGTTGTAGGTGTTAATATTAGCTATGTGCATTGCTTGATGGTGGGGGCGGTATTGTCACCTACGGATCCTGTTACAGTGTTTGCTGTATTTAAATCAACAAAGGCTGTTCCTGAGAAGGTTAAGGCGATACTATCTGGCGAAGCTATATTCAATGATGTGTTTTCTATAGTACTATTCTTAATTTTGCTGTCGATAATCACCAACTCTAATCAAAATGTTAGTATCAGTGAGTTCGTAATAATGCTTTTTCAAGAAGGAGCTGGAGGTATTGTTTTAGGTATGATACTTGGCTTCTTTGGTGCTCGATTGATGTCTAATTCTGATGATACCCATACGCTTATAATCATGTCATTAGCAATAGTTAGTGTGGGTTCATGGCTTGCAACTAGAATAGAAGTCTCTGAGCCTTTAGCAATGGTGGTTTGTGGTATAGTGATTGGCAACTCTAAGCCCCGGGGTGAGATTTCTGAAGAGTCAAGAAAGGGGCTCTCAAGTTTTTGGGCAATTGTCGATGAACTCTTGAATACCTTTCTGTTTGTGTTAATTGGAATAGTAGCTCTAAAAATGTCTTTTTCAGTTAATGTTTTAATAGCAGGAGTTATATTGTTTATTATAGCGCTTGTTGCTCGCTATTTGAGTGTTATTTTTTCTATGTTTTTGGTTGATAGATCTACCAAAAATCAATTTTGGAAAAATGGCTTTGTTATAACGTGGGCAGGTCTAAGAGGTGGGGTGTCCATAGCTTTAGCTTTGACAATACCTATTGAGTACAGGAGTGATCACGCATCATCAATAGTTTATATAGCAGTGTTACTATCAATATTTATACAAGGAGTTTCTTTTAGAAAAGTTTTAGATAAAGCGTATGCCAAAAAATAACTACTAATTTAGCCGTACATTTCTTTTAAGTGGCTGTTGAAGAAATCAAGTGCATTACCATAATCATACTTGCCTATAATAATTTCTATATATACACCGCTCTTATGTTCTCTAGCTTCTTTGAATGCTTGTGCTAGTTCTTCACCTGTTTTCACTTTGATTGTTAGCCAATCACTACAGCCAAAAGCTTTAGGTAAATCTTTATAGTTTAATTGAGCGAGATCATCATAGCTTGGATCAGGGTCTAACTCTAACGCTCTTTCGACCATAAAACCATCATTGTTTATGCATAATATAATAGGGTTTATTTTATATCTTCCCATTACTCCTATTTCATTAAGTGTTAGTTGATGAGATCCCTCACCTGTAATTAATACTGTTCTAGAATCAGGATTAGCTAGTGCTACGCCAAGAGTAGCTGGTGTTGCCCAACCAATAGAGCCCCATAACGTTTGATTATGATATTTTACACCTTCAGGTAAAGGTAATTTTGGCATATTAAGAGAAGATGAGCCCGTTTCTACCACAAGATTATCTGTGTTTTTTAAGAATTTTAGAACTTGAGTGTATAGCACGCTAAGCGTTAGGTTTTCTTGTGTTGTTGGAGTATCCTGTATTGTCATTCTGGAGTATTTAGGACGATAGTTTATGCTATCAGCTTTTTCTAATAAAGCATCAAGTAGCTCTGATAAATAGATATCAGTTAGATAAGTCTTTTTATCTTCGACAAATAAAGGGCCTAAATTCAGAACCTTATCTAAGTCCAAATTATTAGTAAATCCAGCAGTGTTAAAGTCAGACCATAGTGCGTCGCCTAAATTAATTACAAGATCAGCGTCTTCAAGTATCTCGGCTGTATTTGTGTCTGATAATAAACCAGCATAGAATCCTATATAGTTAGGATGTGTTTCAGATATCACGCTCTTATCATGAGGCATAATAGCAAAAGGGATGTTTAACTTTTCTATGAGTTTGATAGCTTTCTCGGTTACACCAAATCTGTCTAATTTAATAGCAGGGATAGCAACAACTTTTTTAGCCTTATTTAGGCGCTCTAACACTAGGTTTACAGCTAGCTCAAGCTGCTGAGGATTGGTCTTTAGATAACTGCAGTCTATATTATCTGGTGTTATGTCTGTGACAGGACGATTGCCACCATCTAATGAAACACTTATATAGGCGGGTTTACGGTATTTGAATGCTTCTGCTATGACTCTATTCATTTCTCTGCGAGCGTTTTCAGGGGTGATGACCGCTGAGACACAGGCTGCAGAAGCTGATAAGTCAAAGAAGTTTCCAAAAACGCCATCTCCCAATGTATGGTGAACTTGCTTTTTCTTTCCAACCGCTGCATCATTTGG contains:
- the ribB gene encoding 3,4-dihydroxy-2-butanone-4-phosphate synthase, whose translation is MFRQIKENIENAIQALKQGTPVVVLDDYDRENEGDLILPGEKATEANIAFMLEYTSGIVCLAMDSKKAKQLNLTPMVAADQNNSTFTTPFTITIEAKEGVTTGVSAKDRAHTIQVASKADAKAEELARPGHIFPLIANDKGVLGRNGHTEATVDLMKLSGFNSAGVLCELMNKDGTMMKAPELEAFAKKYSLPLLTIAELYQYRLATEIFVSRLVGTTIPFKNIGELEMSVYRDNFSNEEVVVLSKAYQGETPFVRMHSSCLTGDIFGSLRCDCQDQLQKGIEMIAQEGGFFIYLNQEGRGIGLTNKLKAYNLQMHENMDTIEANLALGLPSDARKYDLAIQVLKYNKVNKCKLISNNPEKLAALRNVDIDAEPVYCEAFVNSHNRNYLITKKNKAKHTIKGI
- a CDS encoding cation:proton antiporter produces the protein MSLYSLFVLLCVIAAYSSYFNLRFLGLPKAIGLTALSAFISLSLLVLIKLEPNFFSPVYDMLDSVNFKTLVLKVLLGYLLFASAMHLDFSKIRKFSLPIAVLSSLGVVVTAFIMGTLCWFMAPLVVGVNISYVHCLMVGAVLSPTDPVTVFAVFKSTKAVPEKVKAILSGEAIFNDVFSIVLFLILLSIITNSNQNVSISEFVIMLFQEGAGGIVLGMILGFFGARLMSNSDDTHTLIIMSLAIVSVGSWLATRIEVSEPLAMVVCGIVIGNSKPRGEISEESRKGLSSFWAIVDELLNTFLFVLIGIVALKMSFSVNVLIAGVILFIIALVARYLSVIFSMFLVDRSTKNQFWKNGFVITWAGLRGGVSIALALTIPIEYRSDHASSIVYIAVLLSIFIQGVSFRKVLDKAYAKK
- a CDS encoding cation:proton antiporter: MNQYYIFVILCVIAAFSSYVNYRYLKLPKAIGLTVLSALIALLIALLLKIDHKSLFPIYTLLYNVNFKEVVLEVLLGYLVFASAMHLNFVEIKRNSYGIFILSSLGVVISTFTIGTLCWIAAPYILGIHVDYVRCLMIGAIFSPTDPVTVFDVFKKNTNVPKKVKTILSGEALFNDVFSIVLFLFFLSIVVDGKQNTGSVTLLFMFAQDILGGALLGALLGYLAKTLMSRLDDGYTLIIVSLAFVSFGSWFATYLNVSEAVAMAITGIVIGNSRPQERVSVESKAILTNFWMVIDELLNAFLFVLVGIEILEMNPSWYFIAAGVVVFVISVIARYSSVIISLFLTERKKHVDFWRNNLIITWAGLRGGVSIALALSIPLAHRETNSFSIVYIAVFLSIFIQGVTFKKLLGRLYNNKVAYSKS
- the ribD gene encoding bifunctional diaminohydroxyphosphoribosylaminopyrimidine deaminase/5-amino-6-(5-phosphoribosylamino)uracil reductase RibD; protein product: MKNIENYYMQQALTLANRGKLSVSPNPMVGCIIVKNGAIISEGWHEAIGEGHAEIHALKKAGDKAKGATAYVTLEPCCHHGKTPPCTDALIKAGIQKVVVATLDPNPLVAGKGIQKLKDAGIEVKVGVLEKQAQDQNKIFFHYQKTQRPFVYAKWAMSLDGKIAVNGNDSKKISSKEAFVNTHQLRNICDAILIGKQTLINDNPSLDVRIQLNKKKHPTRFIISNNLLEIDKRWKVLDQNHAKTIFVCSKISAQVASELDNLGIEYWLLPTFQNQVCLDSLLNKMGQTGITSLLVEGGKKTLENFINQKLINELVTYLSPVVIAGCNPKEKLIFQDVSFLGEDLLINSYFKETTNV
- a CDS encoding alpha-keto acid decarboxylase family protein, translated to MSMNINGKKVFDTVKDATNVAEYVVSRLVDLGIDHSFSVPGDFAFALDHALINNPKLNNIVNANELNASYAADGFARVNGAAILCTTYAVGELSALNGVMGSKAENLVVFHLVGSPNDAAVGKKKQVHHTLGDGVFGNFFDLSASAACVSAVITPENARREMNRVIAEAFKYRKPAYISVSLDGGNRPVTDITPDNIDCSYLKTNPQQLELAVNLVLERLNKAKKVVAIPAIKLDRFGVTEKAIKLIEKLNIPFAIMPHDKSVISETHPNYIGFYAGLLSDTNTAEILEDADLVINLGDALWSDFNTAGFTNNLDLDKVLNLGPLFVEDKKTYLTDIYLSELLDALLEKADSINYRPKYSRMTIQDTPTTQENLTLSVLYTQVLKFLKNTDNLVVETGSSSLNMPKLPLPEGVKYHNQTLWGSIGWATPATLGVALANPDSRTVLITGEGSHQLTLNEIGVMGRYKINPIILCINNDGFMVERALELDPDPSYDDLAQLNYKDLPKAFGCSDWLTIKVKTGEELAQAFKEAREHKSGVYIEIIIGKYDYGNALDFFNSHLKEMYG
- a CDS encoding FTN_0109 family protein; protein product: MRKILSKISLLLLILTVTSCGMLSNDQFVYLGHGDNTPDYQLYYDKTRKLFVLIDKRNGCFQKDDTGTCLAFTLKQTREFREKVLAKMIEIDLKLAKDNYGNRAMAELQKAGITTVNKPIKTESVYATPVRQIVLDRKQQYHLVRKQYPIDSDLVAMLITDRDGTKRIKVAYTVDFPELEKEYNTSLRPYIIDPEFLYTHMTIDTVHEAQFMQRDVLKSQKDVKKEVGVYLNDVVDTSTKKSSYTRQEISSDAATLDHELITKADQDNDDIIANSGSAIEIATNGSSNTSSSQEKQTDSTDNQKTTLASDNN
- a CDS encoding riboflavin synthase, which produces MFSGIVQELGTIESIIDKGNIKTFCIRFNNSTNCNIGDSVAINGTCLTVTEIDKQNLTANFDAVPETLQRTNLNSLVENQLVNTELAMRYGDHVGGHMVQGHIDETGQIINITDASGAWLVEISASKELLKYLVTKGFVTIDGMSITVIDTLEDSFTVTLIPHTIEVTIAKNYTKGSIVNLEADATGKYIYKYIQGFKENV
- the def gene encoding peptide deformylase, whose product is MSLEILKYPHPILKEVAQEVTPEEINDDFRATIAEMRDLMIEANGVGLAAVQVGIKKRFFIMYDNLESETPETITIINPEIIDQSGKIIDEEGCLSFPGVSAKVNRATRVRIKALNEFGEEIEIEKDDFLARCIQHEIDHLNGVTFFDHLGSLKRKMIEKKYKKLMQENAKT
- the ribH gene encoding 6,7-dimethyl-8-ribityllumazine synthase; translated protein: MRKLAIVVSEFNSLITDKMLEGALEEAYAQGLKDSQIYIKKVPGAVELPYAAKLLAETNQVDAIVLLGCVIRGETDHYDYVCDQVSYGTQRVMHEYNLPVIFGILTTHNKEQALERVGGKKGHKGKYCVQAALTMAKMKKDILEQGV